In a single window of the Streptomyces sp. HUAS ZL42 genome:
- the paaB gene encoding 1,2-phenylacetyl-CoA epoxidase subunit PaaB codes for MTTERNDWPLYEVFVRGKRGLNHVHVGSLHAADDRMALTHARDLYTRRNEGVSVWAVRSDHIAASTRDEKDPFFAPSADKVYRHPTFYDIPDDVPHI; via the coding sequence ATGACCACCGAGAGGAACGACTGGCCGCTGTACGAGGTGTTCGTACGCGGCAAGCGCGGGCTCAACCACGTCCACGTGGGCTCGCTGCACGCGGCCGACGACCGGATGGCCCTCACCCACGCACGTGACCTGTACACCCGGCGCAACGAGGGCGTGTCCGTCTGGGCGGTGCGCAGCGACCACATCGCCGCCTCCACCCGCGACGAGAAGGACCCCTTCTTCGCCCCCAGCGCCGACAAGGTGTACCGCCACCCCACCTTCTACGACATCCCCGACGACGTCCCGCACATCTGA
- a CDS encoding acetyl-CoA C-acyltransferase: MPDDVFLIDGARTPQGRYGGALASVRPDDLAALVVGEAVRRAGIPSEAVDEVILGAANQAGEDNRDVARMAVLLAGLPHTVPGYTVNRLCASGLTAVASAAQAIRSGEADVVVAGGAESMTRAPWVMAKPGTPWAKPGEVHDTSLGWRFTNPRFTAADGAVPAGTGLETGKVTLSMGETAEEVAALDGITRIESDAFALRSHRRAVAAQEAGRFDREIVPVPVKDGEVTRDEGPRPGTTLEKLGALRTIFRKDGIVTAGSSSPLSDGAAALVVASAEAVQRYGLTPRARIVTSASAGVQPHVMGLGPVPATQKALARAGWQAGDVDAVELNEAFAAQALAVMRRLKLDEERVNADGGAIALGHPLGCSGARILLTLLGRLEREDARRGLATLCVGVGQGVAMLVERV; encoded by the coding sequence ATGCCTGACGACGTCTTCCTGATCGACGGGGCCCGCACCCCGCAAGGCCGCTACGGTGGCGCACTGGCCTCCGTGCGTCCCGACGACCTGGCCGCCCTGGTGGTGGGCGAGGCCGTGCGCCGCGCGGGGATCCCGTCCGAGGCCGTGGACGAAGTGATCCTCGGGGCGGCCAACCAGGCCGGCGAGGACAACCGGGACGTGGCGCGCATGGCCGTGCTGCTGGCGGGGCTGCCGCACACCGTCCCCGGCTACACGGTCAACCGGCTCTGCGCGTCCGGCCTGACGGCGGTCGCGAGCGCCGCCCAGGCGATCCGGTCCGGGGAGGCGGACGTGGTGGTCGCGGGCGGGGCGGAGTCCATGACCCGCGCGCCCTGGGTGATGGCCAAGCCCGGCACCCCCTGGGCCAAGCCGGGGGAGGTACACGACACCTCGCTGGGCTGGCGCTTCACCAACCCGCGCTTCACCGCCGCCGACGGGGCAGTGCCCGCGGGGACGGGTCTGGAGACGGGCAAGGTCACCCTGTCGATGGGGGAGACGGCCGAGGAGGTCGCGGCCCTGGACGGCATCACCCGCATCGAGTCCGACGCGTTCGCCCTGCGAAGTCACCGGCGGGCCGTGGCGGCACAGGAAGCGGGACGCTTCGACCGCGAGATCGTGCCGGTCCCGGTGAAGGACGGCGAGGTCACCCGCGACGAGGGGCCGCGCCCCGGCACGACGCTGGAGAAGCTCGGTGCTCTGAGGACCATCTTCCGCAAGGACGGCATCGTCACCGCCGGTTCCTCCTCGCCGCTGTCGGACGGCGCCGCCGCGCTGGTGGTCGCGAGCGCCGAGGCGGTGCAGCGGTACGGGCTCACCCCACGGGCACGGATCGTCACCTCCGCCTCGGCCGGCGTCCAGCCCCACGTCATGGGCCTCGGCCCGGTCCCGGCCACGCAGAAGGCCCTGGCCCGTGCCGGATGGCAGGCCGGGGACGTGGACGCGGTCGAGCTGAACGAGGCGTTCGCCGCCCAGGCGCTGGCGGTCATGCGCCGTCTCAAGCTCGACGAGGAGAGGGTCAACGCCGACGGTGGCGCCATCGCGCTGGGGCATCCCCTCGGCTGCTCCGGTGCCCGCATCCTGCTGACGCTGCTCGGCCGGCTGGAGCGCGAGGATGCCCGCCGGGGCCTTGCGACGCTGTGCGTGGGCGTCGGCCAGGGCGTCGCCATGCTCGTGGAGCGGGTGTGA
- the paaD gene encoding 1,2-phenylacetyl-CoA epoxidase subunit PaaD: MVTVLTDVRRARHIAECVPDPELPMLTLADLGVLRGVEVGEDGTVVVSLTPTYSGCPAMAEMRAEVAARLTAAGYAHVRVRTVLDPPWTTDWITPSGRRTLAEHGIAPPGPAPRTAPGPVPLTLSPTRPAVPCPRCGSGDTEETSRFGATSCKALWRCRACREPFEYVKEI, from the coding sequence ATGGTGACCGTACTGACGGACGTGCGCCGCGCCCGGCACATCGCCGAGTGCGTGCCGGATCCCGAGTTGCCCATGCTCACCCTGGCGGACCTCGGCGTGCTGCGGGGTGTCGAGGTCGGTGAGGACGGGACGGTCGTCGTCAGCCTCACCCCGACCTACTCCGGCTGCCCGGCCATGGCCGAGATGCGCGCCGAAGTGGCCGCGCGCCTCACAGCCGCCGGATACGCGCATGTCCGGGTGCGCACGGTGCTCGATCCGCCCTGGACCACGGACTGGATCACACCCAGCGGCCGCCGCACCCTCGCCGAGCACGGCATCGCGCCGCCCGGACCGGCGCCGCGGACCGCCCCCGGCCCGGTGCCGCTGACACTGTCCCCCACCCGCCCCGCGGTTCCGTGCCCCCGGTGCGGCTCGGGGGACACGGAGGAGACCTCCCGCTTCGGCGCCACCTCCTGCAAGGCGCTGTGGCGCTGCCGCGCCTGCCGCGAACCCTTCGAGTACGTCAAGGAGATCTGA
- a CDS encoding enoyl-CoA hydratase/isomerase family protein encodes MSATSRPPADETRPGVGYTLDGGVAVIELRRPSAGNALDVSLRAGLIAAVRRVRGEGDVVRAVLLTAEGRHFCVGQDLKEHARALESAPASAFAIVRDEYNPLVEELHALPQPVVAAVEGACVGAGLGLALCADMRVAGAGARFSTAFTGIGLAADSGLSGALAQAVGPSRAAALMLLGDRFDAAAAQQWGLVHSVVPDGGAAAEGLALAQRLAAGPTAAYAEVKALLRSNGAPLPVVLEREAATQERLGTTEDHRAAVRAFLEGRQPSFTGH; translated from the coding sequence ATGAGCGCTACGAGCCGGCCTCCGGCCGACGAGACGCGGCCCGGCGTCGGCTACACCCTGGACGGCGGCGTTGCCGTCATCGAACTCCGAAGGCCCTCCGCGGGAAACGCCCTGGACGTGTCGTTGCGCGCCGGGCTGATCGCCGCGGTACGCCGGGTGCGCGGCGAAGGCGACGTCGTCCGGGCGGTGCTGCTGACCGCCGAGGGCCGGCACTTCTGCGTCGGCCAGGACCTCAAGGAGCACGCCCGAGCCCTGGAGAGCGCGCCCGCCTCCGCCTTCGCCATCGTGCGGGACGAGTACAACCCGCTCGTCGAGGAACTGCACGCGCTGCCGCAGCCCGTGGTCGCGGCCGTCGAGGGCGCCTGCGTCGGTGCCGGCCTCGGGCTCGCCCTCTGCGCCGATATGCGGGTCGCGGGAGCCGGTGCCCGCTTCTCGACCGCGTTCACCGGGATCGGCCTGGCCGCCGACAGTGGTCTGAGCGGGGCTCTGGCACAGGCGGTCGGTCCGTCGCGGGCCGCCGCCCTGATGCTGCTGGGCGACCGCTTCGACGCCGCAGCGGCGCAGCAGTGGGGCCTCGTCCACAGCGTCGTGCCGGACGGCGGCGCCGCCGCGGAGGGCCTGGCCCTCGCCCAGCGTCTCGCCGCCGGTCCCACGGCCGCGTATGCCGAGGTCAAGGCACTGCTGCGGTCCAACGGAGCACCCTTGCCCGTCGTGCTGGAACGCGAGGCGGCGACCCAGGAGCGGCTGGGCACGACCGAGGACCACCGCGCTGCTGTGCGGGCCTTCCTCGAGGGCCGGCAGCCGTCCTTCACCGGACACTGA
- the paaA gene encoding 1,2-phenylacetyl-CoA epoxidase subunit PaaA, with protein sequence MTASHVNVSAAGCAGPELQEHFDATIARDQRIEPRDWMPDGYRRTLIRQIAQHAHSEIIGMQPEGEWITKAPSLRRKAILFAKVQDEAGHGLYLYSAAETLGADRADLTNRLIEGRQKYSSIFNYPTLSFADVGVIGWFVDGAAICNQVPLCRSSYGPYARSMVRICKEESFHQRQGYELLMTMMRGTDAQREMVQDAVNRWWWPSLMMFGPPDDNSPNSAQSMAWKIKRHSNDELRQRFVDMTVPQAEKLGVTLPDPELRWNEERGHHDFGTPDWAELTRVISGDGPCNAERVARRRTAHEEGAWVREAAIAHAAKQAARTEKGAVA encoded by the coding sequence ATGACCGCGTCACACGTCAACGTGTCGGCGGCGGGCTGCGCAGGGCCGGAGCTGCAGGAGCACTTCGACGCGACGATCGCCCGCGACCAGCGCATCGAGCCGCGCGACTGGATGCCGGACGGCTATCGCCGGACGCTGATCCGGCAGATCGCGCAGCACGCCCACTCGGAGATCATCGGGATGCAGCCCGAGGGGGAGTGGATCACCAAGGCCCCGTCGCTGCGCCGCAAGGCCATCCTGTTCGCCAAGGTCCAGGACGAGGCCGGGCACGGGCTCTACCTGTACTCGGCGGCGGAGACCCTGGGCGCCGATCGCGCGGACCTGACGAACCGGCTGATCGAGGGCCGCCAGAAGTACTCCTCGATCTTCAACTACCCGACGCTGAGCTTCGCCGACGTCGGGGTGATCGGCTGGTTCGTGGACGGCGCGGCCATCTGCAACCAGGTGCCGCTGTGCCGCAGTTCGTACGGGCCGTACGCGCGCTCGATGGTACGGATCTGCAAGGAGGAGTCGTTCCACCAGCGGCAGGGCTACGAGCTGCTGATGACGATGATGCGTGGCACCGACGCCCAGCGGGAGATGGTCCAGGACGCCGTGAACCGCTGGTGGTGGCCGTCGCTGATGATGTTCGGACCGCCGGACGACAACTCGCCCAACTCCGCGCAGTCCATGGCCTGGAAGATCAAGCGGCACAGCAACGACGAGCTGCGTCAGCGGTTCGTGGACATGACGGTGCCGCAGGCCGAGAAGCTCGGCGTCACCCTGCCCGACCCCGAACTGCGCTGGAACGAGGAGCGCGGTCACCACGACTTCGGCACCCCCGACTGGGCCGAGTTGACCAGGGTGATCTCCGGCGACGGGCCCTGCAACGCCGAGCGCGTCGCCCGACGCCGGACCGCACACGAAGAGGGCGCCTGGGTCAGGGAGGCCGCCATCGCCCACGCGGCCAAGCAGGCCGCCCGTACGGAGAAGGGAGCGGTGGCATGA
- a CDS encoding transposase, with amino-acid sequence MQAAALEATLHACNEAATAAHVAFEEKAAKPPALRKHTYQQIKTRWNLGAQAAQHAIKKTCDAYTTLRANLRNGNYGKPGSKRYERAAGKPVTFRADAAQPYDDRMLSWQHKQRTVSIWTTAGRMKNVAFTGEPGQLAVVAAHRKGESDLLCRGGQWYLLVTCDIAEAEGNAHPVGFVGVDLGIVNIATTSTGKRHSGRRLNRRREADRELRTKLQQQNTKSAKRRARKHAGKEKRRARDINHKISKRIVVEANGGTSRASEAERGGAPVAESPWKT; translated from the coding sequence GTGCAGGCGGCGGCACTTGAGGCGACCCTGCATGCCTGCAACGAGGCCGCCACTGCCGCCCACGTCGCCTTCGAGGAGAAGGCGGCCAAACCCCCGGCCCTGCGCAAGCACACCTATCAGCAGATCAAGACCCGGTGGAATCTGGGTGCGCAGGCCGCCCAGCACGCGATCAAGAAGACCTGCGACGCCTACACCACGCTGCGCGCCAACCTCCGTAACGGAAACTACGGCAAGCCCGGCTCCAAGCGTTACGAGAGGGCGGCCGGCAAGCCGGTCACCTTCCGCGCGGACGCCGCGCAGCCTTATGACGACCGGATGCTGTCCTGGCAGCACAAGCAGCGCACGGTGTCGATCTGGACCACGGCCGGGCGGATGAAGAACGTCGCGTTCACCGGCGAGCCGGGGCAGCTGGCGGTGGTGGCTGCGCACCGCAAAGGTGAGTCCGATCTGCTGTGCCGGGGCGGGCAGTGGTATCTGCTGGTGACCTGCGACATCGCCGAGGCCGAGGGGAACGCACACCCGGTGGGGTTCGTCGGGGTGGACTTGGGCATCGTCAACATCGCCACCACCTCCACCGGCAAGCGGCACAGCGGACGCCGCCTGAACCGGCGCCGTGAAGCAGACCGGGAGCTGCGCACCAAGCTGCAGCAGCAGAACACCAAGTCCGCCAAGCGGCGGGCGAGGAAGCACGCGGGCAAGGAGAAACGCCGGGCCCGCGACATCAACCACAAGATCAGCAAGCGCATCGTGGTGGAGGCGAATGGGGGTACCTCCCGCGCGAGCGAAGCCGAGCGTGGGGGAGCACCGGTCGCGGAATCGCCCTGGAAGACCTGA
- a CDS encoding NIPSNAP family protein, with amino-acid sequence MITVHLKYEIDPDKLEDFEEYGRRWVRLVDRFGGTHHGYFLPSEGDSDIAYALFSFPSLAAYEQYRTDSMSDPECREAFELARETRCIRRYERRFLRPLDGVS; translated from the coding sequence ATGATCACTGTTCATCTGAAGTACGAGATCGACCCCGACAAGCTCGAGGACTTCGAGGAATACGGTCGCCGCTGGGTCCGGCTCGTCGACCGTTTCGGCGGGACGCACCACGGCTACTTCCTGCCGAGTGAGGGCGACAGCGACATCGCCTACGCCCTGTTCTCCTTTCCCAGCCTGGCCGCGTACGAGCAGTACCGCACGGACAGCATGTCCGACCCGGAGTGCCGGGAAGCGTTCGAACTCGCCCGTGAGACCCGCTGCATCAGACGGTACGAGCGCCGCTTCCTGCGACCGCTCGACGGCGTGTCCTAG
- the paaE gene encoding 1,2-phenylacetyl-CoA epoxidase subunit PaaE, translating to MEDLLPPGTSAPTSVRRRRPAFHHLRVTAVQRLCADAVAVGFDIPAHLAEEFAFTPGQSLTLRREVDGRDERRTYSICSPVGARPRIGVREVPGGLFSSWLVHDVRPGDTLEVMAPTGAFTPDLTAPGHHVLVAAGSGITPMLSIAESVLAADDRSRVTLLYGNRRTGSVMFADELADLKDLHAGRFQLAHVLSREPREAEVLSGRLDADRLSALIGGLVDVSAADHWWLCGPHGMVRDAQRVLAGLGVPDTRVHQELFYADDAPVRQTRRHEEAAAEGPVSQVTITLDGRSTTAALPRAATVLDGAQKMRPDLPFACKGGVCGTCRALVTEGEADMRRNFALEAAEVEAGYVLTCQTFPVSKTLTVDFDS from the coding sequence ATGGAGGACCTGCTGCCACCCGGCACCTCCGCCCCCACATCCGTGCGGCGACGCCGCCCGGCCTTCCACCACCTGCGCGTGACCGCCGTGCAGCGGCTGTGCGCGGACGCGGTCGCGGTCGGCTTCGACATCCCCGCCCACCTGGCCGAGGAGTTCGCCTTCACCCCGGGCCAGTCGCTCACCCTGCGCCGCGAGGTCGACGGGCGGGACGAGCGGCGTACCTACTCGATCTGCTCCCCGGTGGGCGCACGGCCGCGCATCGGGGTGCGCGAAGTGCCCGGCGGGCTGTTCTCCTCCTGGCTGGTCCACGACGTACGGCCCGGCGACACCCTGGAGGTGATGGCCCCGACCGGTGCCTTCACTCCCGACCTCACCGCACCCGGCCATCACGTCCTCGTCGCCGCGGGGTCCGGCATCACCCCCATGCTCTCCATCGCCGAGTCGGTCCTCGCCGCCGACGACCGCTCGCGGGTCACGCTGTTGTACGGCAACCGCCGTACCGGCTCGGTCATGTTCGCCGACGAACTCGCCGACCTGAAGGACCTCCACGCGGGGCGCTTCCAGCTCGCCCACGTCCTCTCCCGCGAGCCCCGCGAGGCCGAGGTGCTCTCCGGCCGCCTGGACGCCGACCGCCTCTCCGCCCTCATCGGCGGGCTGGTCGACGTCAGCGCCGCGGACCACTGGTGGCTGTGCGGGCCCCACGGCATGGTCCGCGACGCCCAGCGGGTCCTGGCCGGCCTGGGGGTGCCCGACACTCGTGTCCACCAGGAGCTGTTCTACGCGGACGACGCGCCGGTGCGGCAGACGCGGCGGCACGAGGAAGCCGCTGCCGAGGGCCCGGTCAGCCAGGTCACCATCACGCTCGACGGCCGGTCCACCACCGCCGCGCTGCCACGCGCGGCCACGGTGCTGGACGGTGCCCAGAAGATGCGCCCCGACCTGCCCTTCGCCTGCAAGGGCGGCGTGTGCGGTACCTGCCGCGCCCTGGTCACCGAGGGCGAGGCCGACATGCGCCGCAACTTCGCCCTCGAAGCCGCCGAGGTCGAGGCCGGCTATGTGCTGACCTGCCAGACCTTCCCCGTCTCCAAGACGCTGACCGTCGACTTCGACAGCTGA
- a CDS encoding 3-hydroxyacyl-CoA dehydrogenase family protein: MTSAPAVVGVIGGGRMGAGIALSFATAGSAVTVVESGEQAATAALDRVATGLKRAAERGALAEPTEEVLARVTTVRSVDALPSHADLVVEAVPEDAALKARLLAAAEQAVSPGTVLASNTSSLSVTDLAAALTRPDRFLGMHFFNPVPASELVEIVVAPGTGADTVEAALGWTRCLGKKDVVVKDSPGFASSRLGLALGLEAIRMVEEGVAEPDAIDDAMRLGYKHPMGPLRLTDLVGLDVRLAIAEHLHATLGERFAPPRLLREKVARGELGRKTGKGFYTWE; the protein is encoded by the coding sequence ATGACCTCAGCACCCGCAGTCGTCGGGGTGATCGGCGGCGGCCGCATGGGCGCCGGTATCGCACTGTCCTTCGCGACGGCCGGTTCGGCCGTGACCGTCGTGGAGAGCGGCGAGCAGGCCGCGACCGCGGCACTCGACCGCGTCGCCACCGGGCTGAAAAGAGCGGCCGAACGCGGCGCACTCGCCGAGCCCACGGAGGAGGTGCTGGCCCGGGTGACGACGGTTCGGTCCGTCGACGCCCTGCCCTCGCACGCCGACCTGGTCGTCGAGGCCGTCCCCGAGGACGCCGCGCTCAAGGCCCGGCTGCTCGCCGCCGCCGAGCAGGCGGTGAGCCCCGGCACGGTACTGGCCAGCAACACCAGTTCCCTGTCGGTCACCGATCTCGCCGCCGCCCTCACCCGGCCCGACCGCTTCCTGGGCATGCACTTCTTCAACCCCGTGCCTGCCTCCGAACTGGTCGAGATCGTCGTCGCACCCGGCACCGGGGCCGACACCGTCGAGGCGGCCCTCGGCTGGACCCGCTGCCTCGGCAAGAAGGACGTCGTCGTCAAGGACTCGCCCGGCTTCGCCAGCAGCCGCCTCGGCCTGGCCCTGGGCCTGGAGGCGATCCGCATGGTCGAGGAGGGCGTCGCGGAACCGGATGCGATCGACGACGCCATGCGGCTCGGCTACAAGCACCCCATGGGGCCCCTGCGCCTGACCGACCTGGTCGGGCTCGACGTACGCCTCGCCATCGCGGAGCACCTGCACGCCACGCTCGGCGAACGCTTTGCCCCGCCCCGGCTGCTGCGCGAGAAGGTTGCCCGTGGCGAGCTCGGCCGCAAGACCGGAAAGGGGTTCTACACGTGGGAATGA
- the paaC gene encoding 1,2-phenylacetyl-CoA epoxidase subunit PaaC: protein MSDDHVHSILAEGHEDDTRWAYGTGFEHPLYGVDSAVPDGIDTGELAAVCVALADDALVLAQRLAEWTTRAPELEEEVALANIGLDLLGQARLLYSRAGQVDGTGRDEDAYAYFRDADDFRNVRLAELPGGDFAFCVARLLVLSAWRLAHFERLTASDDPVLAAIAAKGVKELTYHRQYAAEWVVRLGDGTAESHRRMRDALEQVAPYLDELFTAYDVRDEVGAVLEQVTKAAAVPLPVYRPLPGAGRDGEHTEHLAPLLAELQSVARAHPEAAW from the coding sequence ATGAGCGACGACCACGTCCACTCGATCCTGGCCGAGGGACACGAGGACGACACCCGCTGGGCGTACGGCACCGGCTTCGAGCACCCGCTGTACGGCGTGGACAGCGCGGTGCCCGACGGCATCGACACCGGCGAACTGGCCGCCGTCTGTGTCGCGTTGGCCGACGACGCCCTCGTCCTGGCGCAACGGCTGGCCGAGTGGACCACCCGCGCCCCGGAACTGGAGGAGGAGGTGGCCCTGGCGAACATCGGACTCGACCTGCTCGGCCAGGCCCGCCTGCTGTACTCCCGCGCCGGCCAGGTCGACGGCACCGGCCGCGACGAGGACGCCTACGCCTACTTCCGCGACGCCGACGACTTCCGCAACGTACGCCTCGCCGAACTCCCGGGCGGCGACTTCGCGTTCTGCGTCGCACGCCTGCTGGTGCTCTCCGCATGGAGGCTCGCTCACTTCGAGCGGCTCACCGCCTCCGACGACCCGGTGCTCGCCGCGATCGCCGCCAAGGGGGTCAAGGAACTCACGTATCACCGGCAGTACGCCGCCGAATGGGTCGTCCGCCTCGGCGACGGCACCGCCGAGTCCCATCGCCGGATGCGGGACGCGCTGGAGCAGGTCGCGCCGTACCTGGACGAGCTGTTCACCGCATACGACGTCCGGGACGAAGTCGGGGCGGTGCTGGAGCAGGTCACGAAGGCGGCCGCAGTGCCCCTGCCGGTGTACCGGCCGCTGCCCGGCGCCGGCCGCGACGGCGAGCACACCGAGCACCTCGCTCCACTGCTGGCCGAGCTGCAGAGCGTGGCCCGCGCCCACCCGGAGGCGGCATGGTGA
- a CDS encoding enoyl-CoA hydratase/isomerase family protein: MSVHLEVAEGVGTIRLDRPPMNALDIATQDRLGELAAEVTERDDVRAVILYGGEKVFAAGADIKEMQLLDHAGMVRRSRPLQEAFTAVARIPKPVVAAITGYALGGGCELALCADYRIAADNSRLGQPEILLGLIPGAGGTQRLSRLVGPSKAKDLVFTGRMVKADEALRIGLVDLVVPAAEVYEQAHAWAARLARGPALALRAAKESIDQGLEADIDTGLTIERNWFAGLFATEDRERGMRSFVEEGPGRATFLSTTRR; this comes from the coding sequence ATGTCCGTGCACCTGGAAGTCGCCGAGGGCGTCGGCACGATCCGCCTCGACCGCCCGCCGATGAACGCCCTCGACATCGCCACCCAGGACCGGCTCGGCGAGCTCGCCGCGGAGGTGACCGAGCGCGACGACGTCCGAGCGGTGATCCTGTACGGCGGCGAGAAAGTGTTCGCGGCCGGCGCGGACATCAAGGAGATGCAACTCCTCGACCACGCGGGAATGGTCAGGCGCTCGCGCCCGCTTCAGGAAGCGTTCACCGCCGTCGCCCGCATCCCCAAGCCGGTCGTCGCCGCGATCACCGGTTACGCGCTCGGCGGCGGCTGCGAACTGGCCCTGTGCGCCGACTACCGGATCGCCGCCGACAACTCCAGGCTCGGCCAGCCCGAGATCCTGCTCGGCCTGATCCCCGGCGCGGGCGGCACCCAGCGCCTGTCCCGGCTCGTGGGCCCCTCCAAGGCCAAGGACCTCGTCTTCACCGGCCGGATGGTCAAGGCCGACGAGGCCCTTCGGATCGGCCTGGTCGACCTCGTGGTCCCGGCCGCCGAGGTGTACGAGCAGGCGCACGCCTGGGCCGCCCGGCTGGCGAGGGGCCCGGCACTCGCCTTGCGAGCCGCCAAGGAGTCGATCGACCAGGGCCTGGAGGCCGACATCGACACCGGTCTCACCATCGAACGCAACTGGTTCGCGGGCCTGTTCGCGACGGAGGACCGCGAGCGGGGGATGCGCAGCTTCGTCGAGGAAGGCCCTGGCAGGGCGACGTTTCTGTCAACTACCCGTCGCTAG
- a CDS encoding zinc ribbon domain-containing protein: protein MRKPQRVTLHSWSFHQLDAFIAYKAKRAGVPVVYVDPAYTSRECSRCHHIEKANRPSQAVFVCRSCGFAEHADRNASHNISHRGWCAWVRGAESQAPALTLIA from the coding sequence CTGAGAAAGCCCCAGCGCGTCACGCTGCACTCCTGGTCGTTTCACCAGCTCGACGCGTTCATCGCCTACAAGGCGAAACGCGCCGGGGTCCCGGTGGTGTACGTAGATCCGGCGTACACCAGCCGGGAATGCTCCCGCTGTCACCACATCGAGAAGGCCAACCGGCCCTCCCAGGCCGTGTTCGTCTGCCGGTCGTGCGGCTTCGCTGAGCACGCCGACCGTAACGCGTCCCACAACATCAGCCACCGCGGCTGGTGCGCGTGGGTCCGCGGGGCCGAGTCACAGGCCCCTGCCCTCACCCTCATCGCCTGA
- a CDS encoding enoyl-CoA hydratase/isomerase family protein, protein MSTAYETLLVEEREDRVVVTLHRPDARNAISGRMIAELHEVCGLLEADPKLLLLTGHGRVFAGGADIAELLRRGRDEALQGINSRLFERIRRLPMPTLAAVDGWALGGGAELSYACDLRIAGPDAVFGNPEPGLGILAAAGACWRLPELVGESIAKQVLLAGRNLDAAAALAAGLVIDVVPADKLLAEAHALLDRMARSSATALRLTKLVVDSPGAHPVADDLAQAVLFEGQDKKDRMTRFLEKRSRA, encoded by the coding sequence GTGAGCACCGCCTACGAGACGCTGCTCGTCGAGGAGCGAGAAGACCGGGTCGTCGTCACCCTGCACCGGCCCGACGCCCGCAACGCCATCAGCGGCCGCATGATCGCCGAACTGCACGAGGTGTGCGGTCTGCTGGAAGCCGATCCGAAGCTGCTGCTGCTCACCGGTCACGGCCGGGTCTTCGCGGGCGGCGCCGACATCGCCGAACTGCTGCGACGCGGCCGCGACGAAGCCCTCCAGGGCATCAACAGCCGCCTGTTCGAGCGGATTCGCAGGCTCCCCATGCCCACGCTCGCCGCCGTCGACGGCTGGGCGCTGGGTGGCGGCGCCGAACTCTCGTACGCCTGCGACCTGCGCATCGCCGGTCCGGACGCCGTCTTCGGCAACCCCGAGCCGGGGCTCGGCATCCTCGCCGCGGCCGGGGCCTGCTGGCGGCTGCCCGAGCTGGTCGGCGAGTCGATCGCCAAGCAGGTGCTGCTCGCCGGGCGGAACCTCGACGCGGCCGCGGCACTGGCGGCGGGCCTGGTCATCGACGTCGTACCGGCGGACAAGCTGCTGGCGGAGGCGCATGCCCTGCTCGACCGCATGGCCCGCTCCTCCGCCACCGCCCTGCGGCTGACGAAGCTCGTCGTCGACTCACCCGGTGCCCACCCGGTCGCCGACGACCTGGCGCAGGCCGTGCTGTTCGAGGGACAGGACAAGAAGGACCGCATGACACGCTTCCTGGAGAAGAGGAGCCGGGCATGA